One Fuerstiella marisgermanici DNA window includes the following coding sequences:
- a CDS encoding spermidine synthase: MTSVVQNCDQKPTTVFLSSVAASAACVQMVTTWSLVCGVAQASNVMLALSAAVGCWLAGKCRSAVVRYSAISSVSTVVLGMVLMLAAWSAPTVFDQLLVLGTSVAGNSMWLAFAFPAAVVMLVTAAIGMWNARQDDAQQSTAMWRLAGFAIGCLPGLIQIFTTIPMFVPVLVAIFAAIVAQIVERRSVQSDVHQAEIPLTSPQPKTSGTTTWMHVASIIGSGVLLHMVARTVGLLFPLSHALFCVAGFLTLAALSAFRLRPVQKLVAHAWYAPCMLVLAATGPVLADRLIDFNLHLNATTSSPWLMLLLRALQLTAFTLLATAPWHRRLVSYAGVTAMSLLPALLFGLAVGMLMNGISLSWELVAGIGLASAPLLFARQPSDAADTAASTAVDQRTTPNVIAASPVWWHRFAAIVPCVIAVAMSVIGPFNAADSALLLFNARSAQGYRLGLDRGMILQSHSTRLLQQRHTNAGHVTIWRTSGEQLQMRRNGFPASQATGNALITPQPVTETLTAVIPLVLHKNPGSIMLLGDDFGVGLRACCNFPVHTILAVRKDSASTAAAEEFVWSSLEQSPLEDDRVTVSHQPVVTAVRQSTDRTWDAIVADSPAVTSLSGQEQFTGSFYRHVKSHLADNGVFCQRIIQHDLGSEPLLRITSTVTDVFGRAVLIRMAPGEIAIVATRTPPGSEPAEILNDGILQRLARSHVGRELARSGWDWSQVAALPTIDTAGPVALFDNAKKLPSATAANAHFAFAMPIEAGRWADKASELGQTFGASSQRLADAMPGRKNYDEFARRYSAVVQQLEILTSFPDEPWLYRKSLRTELQRSPRPPLEEVRDGKITRKAHPLDEFRKNYFVSLGKVLQQCATGHVDSLLLRQLAEFTNQYEPLLSNFAHHELVRVHELTAHPAPALELRHRLHTVYFTEGGDLSVRQLANAMEQILDDPELLPNDQQRFDHVNSMLQELVRRWEGRRGYEPPSARRTQRDVDACIHVANRALNQMEEWSTAANLTSDDLRRRRRFINDALISPLRKYGETVLAHRIKSESPLTDVALDDGSNDMPLLLNSDSVNTN, encoded by the coding sequence ATGACCTCAGTCGTTCAAAATTGCGATCAAAAACCGACCACCGTCTTTCTGAGCAGCGTGGCGGCCAGTGCGGCGTGCGTGCAAATGGTCACCACGTGGAGTCTGGTGTGTGGCGTTGCCCAGGCGTCAAACGTGATGCTTGCGTTGAGCGCTGCGGTTGGCTGCTGGCTGGCTGGCAAATGCCGCTCGGCCGTTGTCAGGTACTCAGCAATCAGTTCCGTCAGCACCGTTGTTCTGGGAATGGTACTGATGTTGGCCGCGTGGTCGGCTCCAACGGTCTTCGATCAACTTCTTGTGCTGGGAACGTCCGTCGCTGGGAACTCGATGTGGCTCGCTTTTGCCTTTCCGGCCGCAGTCGTCATGCTGGTCACAGCGGCGATCGGCATGTGGAATGCCCGGCAGGATGATGCTCAGCAAAGCACCGCCATGTGGCGCCTGGCTGGCTTTGCCATTGGCTGCCTGCCAGGGTTGATCCAAATATTCACCACGATTCCGATGTTCGTGCCCGTGTTGGTCGCGATCTTTGCAGCCATTGTGGCTCAGATTGTTGAACGTCGATCGGTGCAGTCTGACGTTCATCAAGCAGAGATTCCGCTGACGTCACCGCAGCCAAAAACTTCCGGCACGACAACGTGGATGCACGTCGCGAGCATCATCGGCAGCGGCGTTTTGCTGCACATGGTGGCTCGCACGGTTGGGCTGCTGTTTCCACTCAGCCACGCGTTGTTCTGCGTCGCCGGGTTTCTCACACTGGCCGCACTTTCCGCATTTCGACTTCGCCCGGTTCAAAAACTTGTGGCTCACGCATGGTACGCCCCATGTATGCTGGTGCTTGCGGCCACTGGTCCGGTCCTGGCCGATCGCCTGATCGATTTCAATCTGCATTTGAACGCGACGACCTCATCACCGTGGCTGATGCTGCTGTTGCGAGCACTTCAATTGACTGCATTTACGCTCCTCGCCACCGCTCCATGGCATCGCCGCCTTGTATCCTACGCGGGCGTTACCGCGATGTCGCTGCTCCCGGCGTTGCTGTTCGGTTTAGCCGTGGGAATGCTGATGAACGGCATCAGTCTTTCGTGGGAGCTGGTCGCGGGAATCGGCCTCGCGTCTGCTCCGCTGTTGTTCGCACGCCAGCCTTCTGATGCCGCCGACACCGCTGCATCGACGGCGGTCGATCAGCGCACTACCCCGAACGTCATTGCTGCGAGCCCCGTGTGGTGGCACCGTTTCGCTGCGATTGTGCCTTGCGTGATCGCGGTCGCGATGTCCGTGATTGGCCCATTCAATGCGGCCGATTCAGCTCTGCTGCTGTTCAACGCCCGGTCAGCTCAGGGTTATCGTTTGGGACTCGATCGAGGAATGATTCTGCAGTCGCACAGTACTCGGCTGTTGCAGCAACGTCACACAAACGCCGGGCACGTGACCATCTGGCGAACATCCGGCGAACAGCTTCAGATGCGGCGCAATGGTTTCCCTGCCAGCCAGGCAACGGGCAATGCGTTGATTACTCCGCAGCCAGTCACAGAAACGTTGACCGCTGTCATTCCGTTGGTGTTACACAAAAACCCCGGCAGCATCATGCTGCTGGGCGACGATTTTGGTGTGGGTCTGCGAGCCTGCTGCAACTTCCCCGTGCACACGATTTTAGCCGTACGAAAAGACAGCGCATCGACTGCTGCAGCGGAAGAATTCGTCTGGAGTTCTCTGGAACAATCGCCGCTGGAAGACGATCGAGTAACCGTGTCGCATCAGCCGGTGGTGACGGCCGTTCGCCAATCCACAGATCGCACGTGGGACGCGATTGTCGCTGATTCGCCTGCCGTCACGTCGCTGTCGGGGCAGGAACAATTCACGGGAAGCTTTTACCGCCATGTGAAATCACACCTGGCGGACAATGGCGTCTTCTGTCAGCGAATCATTCAGCACGACCTCGGTTCGGAACCACTTTTACGCATCACGTCGACGGTAACCGATGTCTTTGGTCGAGCGGTCTTAATCCGCATGGCTCCCGGCGAAATCGCAATCGTGGCGACTCGAACACCACCAGGCAGCGAGCCGGCTGAGATTCTGAACGATGGCATTTTGCAGCGTCTGGCACGCAGCCACGTCGGCCGCGAACTGGCTCGCAGCGGCTGGGACTGGTCCCAGGTGGCCGCACTTCCAACCATCGACACGGCGGGCCCTGTCGCTCTGTTCGACAACGCCAAAAAACTTCCGTCCGCTACTGCCGCGAACGCTCACTTCGCCTTTGCGATGCCGATCGAAGCCGGCCGATGGGCCGACAAAGCCAGCGAACTCGGGCAGACCTTCGGCGCCAGTTCGCAACGCCTGGCAGACGCCATGCCGGGCCGCAAAAACTATGACGAGTTTGCTCGACGCTATAGCGCTGTCGTGCAACAGTTGGAAATTCTGACATCGTTTCCTGACGAGCCGTGGCTGTATCGAAAATCATTGCGCACCGAACTGCAACGAAGTCCACGGCCACCGCTGGAAGAAGTCCGCGACGGCAAGATTACTCGAAAAGCTCACCCACTGGACGAATTTCGAAAGAACTACTTCGTGTCGCTGGGAAAGGTTTTGCAACAGTGCGCGACCGGGCATGTTGATTCGCTGCTGCTTCGTCAACTGGCCGAATTCACAAATCAGTATGAGCCGCTACTTTCGAACTTCGCTCACCACGAATTAGTGCGAGTTCACGAACTGACGGCTCACCCCGCGCCGGCGTTGGAGTTACGACATCGCTTGCACACGGTCTACTTTACGGAAGGCGGCGATCTATCGGTGCGACAGTTGGCCAACGCGATGGAACAGATTCTGGACGACCCGGAACTGCTGCCCAACGACCAGCAGCGTTTTGACCACGTGAATTCGATGTTGCAGGAACTGGTCCGCCGCTGGGAAGGCCGACGCGGGTACGAACCACCTTCGGCTCGCAGAACTCAACGCGACGTCGATGCCTGCATCCACGTTGCGAATCGAGCACTCAATCAAATGGAAGAATGGTCGACGGCCGCGAATCTAACCTCAGACGATCTCCGACGACGGCGACGGTTCATCAACGACGCGCTGATTTCACCGCTACGCAAGTACGGTGAAACCGTGTTGGCTCACCGCATCAAAAGTGAATCGCCATTGACCGACGTGGCGTTGGACGATGGTTCTAATGACATGCCGCTACTGCTGAATTCGGATTCTGTGAACACGAATTAG
- a CDS encoding ATP-grasp domain-containing protein, with translation MSLALNNRRNILIVEYLHADRNAFQNASDSMRSEGRAMLLALAHDAAKLPDVRATVVACAAAAKRLTLPHEVRLLTVSATSPRELAESIVLAGESRDSVLPVAPEADGILLQLVRAIRDSGIRVLTVDDATLQACSDKWLTYQLLLEHNLPTVPTVLLKDGAEQEFGQREGSEICVVKPRDGVGCEGVRRVTLAEANAFSTEAGNRSDSMILQPWIDGESFSVALIGRGARQRPDVLPLATQAIEWRGEYAHYAGGTILPEIPARITTNVAKLCDAVVDALDFRCGYLGIDLILPRDSGEFLITEINPRICTSYVGYRRATSLNLFSRLLDQPAASPLSWCEQNVAFACLDEN, from the coding sequence ATGTCACTCGCTTTGAACAACCGCCGAAATATTCTGATCGTCGAATACCTGCATGCCGATCGGAACGCTTTTCAAAATGCATCAGATTCGATGCGTTCGGAAGGCAGGGCGATGTTGCTGGCCCTGGCTCATGATGCGGCTAAGTTGCCAGACGTTCGTGCGACCGTCGTCGCTTGCGCTGCCGCTGCGAAGCGGCTGACGCTTCCACACGAAGTGCGACTGTTGACTGTGTCAGCCACGTCGCCTCGCGAATTGGCTGAGTCGATCGTTCTGGCTGGCGAGTCACGGGACAGCGTCCTTCCGGTGGCACCCGAAGCTGACGGCATACTGCTGCAACTGGTGAGGGCGATTCGAGACAGCGGCATTCGAGTGCTGACAGTAGACGACGCGACGTTGCAGGCGTGCTCTGACAAGTGGCTTACCTACCAGTTGTTGCTGGAACACAATCTGCCAACGGTTCCGACCGTGCTGTTGAAGGACGGTGCCGAACAGGAATTTGGCCAGCGTGAGGGTTCTGAAATCTGCGTCGTTAAGCCACGTGATGGAGTGGGCTGCGAAGGCGTGCGCCGTGTGACGCTGGCTGAGGCAAACGCATTCTCAACTGAAGCTGGTAATCGCTCGGATTCGATGATCCTGCAACCATGGATTGACGGCGAATCGTTTTCCGTCGCTTTAATCGGCCGAGGCGCGCGGCAGCGTCCGGATGTTCTGCCGTTGGCGACTCAAGCGATTGAGTGGCGCGGTGAGTACGCTCACTACGCAGGCGGAACGATCCTGCCTGAAATTCCCGCCCGCATCACAACAAACGTGGCTAAGCTGTGCGACGCCGTCGTTGATGCGCTGGACTTTCGCTGCGGTTATCTGGGGATTGACTTAATACTGCCACGCGACTCAGGCGAATTCCTCATCACCGAAATCAATCCTCGCATTTGCACTAGCTACGTCGGCTACCGGCGAGCCACGTCGTTAAACCTGTTCAGTCGACTGCTCGACCAACCAGCGGCCTCGCCACTTTCGTGGTGTGAACAGAATGTGGCGTTTGCGTGTCTGGATGAGAACTAA